The proteins below come from a single Drosophila kikkawai strain 14028-0561.14 chromosome 3R, DkikHiC1v2, whole genome shotgun sequence genomic window:
- the GC2 gene encoding mitochondrial glutamate carrier 1 isoform X1: MGQSEQKKPAQFNILPKIINGGIAGVIGVTCVYPLDLVKTRLQNQPIGPNGERMYKSIADCFRKTIASEGFFGMYRGSAINILLITPEKAIKLAANDYFRYHLSTNEGVVSLPRAGLAGGLAGLFQIVVTTPMELLKIQMQDAGRVATAARAAGQEVKKVTALGLTKQLLRERGIFGLYKGVGATGVRDVTFSVIYFPLMASINNLGPRKADGSGEAVFYWSMMAGYEAGTTAAFTVTPLDVIKTRLQASGGQKYDGIMDCVRKTLYNEGVSAFFKGGLCRVMVVGPLFGIAQTFYFLGVGETILGMDKHKSI; encoded by the exons ATGGGCCAAAGTGAACAAAAGAAGCCAGCACAGTTTAA TATTTTGCCCAAGATAATCAATGGAGGTATTGCCGGCGTTATAGGAGTCACCTGTGTGTACCCCCTAGATCTGGTCAAGACCCGCCTGCAGAACCAGCCGATCGGACCCAATGGCGAACGCATGTACAAGAGCAT CGCCGATTGCTTCCGCAAGACAATTGCCAGCGAGGGCTTCTTTGGCATGTACCGGGGCTCGGCGATCAACATTTTGCTGATCACGCCCGAGAAGGCCATAAAACTGGCGGCCAACGACTACTTTCGCTACCACCTGTCCACCAACGAAGGAGTTGTCTCGTTGCCCAGAGCAGGACTAGCCGGCGGCTTGGCCGGTCTGTTCCAGATCGTAGTTACCACGCCCATGGAGTTGCTCAAGATTCAGATGCAGGACGCCGGTCGGGTGGCCACAGCGGCCCGTGCAGCCGGGCAGGAGGTTAAAAAAGTGACAGCCCTGGGCCTGACCAAGCAACTCCTGCGGGAGAGGGGCATCTTTGGGCTGTACAAGGGCGTGGGTGCCACCGGAGTGAGAGATGTCACGTTCTCGGTGATCTACTTCCCGCTGATGGCCTCCATTAACAACCTAGGCCCGCGAAAGGCCGATGGCTCTGGCGAAGCGGTCTTCTACTGGTCCATGATGGCCGGATATGAGGCAGGAACGACGGCGGCCTTTACTGTCACGCCGCTCGACGTTATAAAGACCCGCCTGCAGGCCTCGGGCGGCCAGAAATACGATGGCATCATGGACTGTGTCCGCAAGACGCTGTACAACGAAGGCGTGTCTGCATTTTTCAAAGGCGGTCTGTGCCGggtgatggtggtgggccCCTTATTCGGTATTGCTCAGACATTCTACTTTCTAGGCGTGGGAGAGACCATATTGGGTATGGACAAACATAAATCTATATAA
- the GC2 gene encoding mitochondrial glutamate carrier 1 isoform X2 has product MYKSIADCFRKTIASEGFFGMYRGSAINILLITPEKAIKLAANDYFRYHLSTNEGVVSLPRAGLAGGLAGLFQIVVTTPMELLKIQMQDAGRVATAARAAGQEVKKVTALGLTKQLLRERGIFGLYKGVGATGVRDVTFSVIYFPLMASINNLGPRKADGSGEAVFYWSMMAGYEAGTTAAFTVTPLDVIKTRLQASGGQKYDGIMDCVRKTLYNEGVSAFFKGGLCRVMVVGPLFGIAQTFYFLGVGETILGMDKHKSI; this is encoded by the exons ATGTACAAGAGCAT CGCCGATTGCTTCCGCAAGACAATTGCCAGCGAGGGCTTCTTTGGCATGTACCGGGGCTCGGCGATCAACATTTTGCTGATCACGCCCGAGAAGGCCATAAAACTGGCGGCCAACGACTACTTTCGCTACCACCTGTCCACCAACGAAGGAGTTGTCTCGTTGCCCAGAGCAGGACTAGCCGGCGGCTTGGCCGGTCTGTTCCAGATCGTAGTTACCACGCCCATGGAGTTGCTCAAGATTCAGATGCAGGACGCCGGTCGGGTGGCCACAGCGGCCCGTGCAGCCGGGCAGGAGGTTAAAAAAGTGACAGCCCTGGGCCTGACCAAGCAACTCCTGCGGGAGAGGGGCATCTTTGGGCTGTACAAGGGCGTGGGTGCCACCGGAGTGAGAGATGTCACGTTCTCGGTGATCTACTTCCCGCTGATGGCCTCCATTAACAACCTAGGCCCGCGAAAGGCCGATGGCTCTGGCGAAGCGGTCTTCTACTGGTCCATGATGGCCGGATATGAGGCAGGAACGACGGCGGCCTTTACTGTCACGCCGCTCGACGTTATAAAGACCCGCCTGCAGGCCTCGGGCGGCCAGAAATACGATGGCATCATGGACTGTGTCCGCAAGACGCTGTACAACGAAGGCGTGTCTGCATTTTTCAAAGGCGGTCTGTGCCGggtgatggtggtgggccCCTTATTCGGTATTGCTCAGACATTCTACTTTCTAGGCGTGGGAGAGACCATATTGGGTATGGACAAACATAAATCTATATAA